One Alnus glutinosa chromosome 3, dhAlnGlut1.1, whole genome shotgun sequence genomic region harbors:
- the LOC133862388 gene encoding probable RNA-binding protein ARP1 isoform X1, whose protein sequence is MTMMSNNIGQFGDTTLTKVFVGGLAWETPKEAMREHFEKYGEILEAVIISDKVTGRSKGYGFVTFKEAEAAKKACEDATPVINGRRANCNLASLGARRPRSSSTTPPQQGSNGGPRPTSAAPANQVQWYYPAAGTPPSPFHHQHHQPVPFYGYSPTYIATDISYNHKVNYSGGSYMNGHFSQVYPGQAMVGGNTLMPMYPYYHYHQSQTMGLPAHFFSPTAAGPIASVPAIMSKPASIAPTTGTTVNGASEERLKKVG, encoded by the exons ATGACGATGATGAGCAACAACATCGGGCAATTTGGGGACACGACACTAACCAAAGTGTTTGTCGGAGGGCTAGCATGGGAGACGCCGAAGGAGGCCATGAGAGAGCACTTCGAGAAGTACGGCGAGATATTGGAGGCTGTGATTATCTCCGATAAGGTCACTGGCAGATCCAAGGGCTACGGATTC GTGACGTTCAAGGAGGCTGAAGCAGCTAAGAAGGCTTGCGAGGACGCCACGCCCGTTATCAACGGACGCCGTGCCAACTGCAACCTGGCTTCGCTCGGAGCTCGCCGCCCAAGGTCGTCTTCCACCACTCCTCCTCAACAAG GATCCAACGGTGGACCGAGGCCCACGTCAGCTGCGCCGGCGAATCAGGTTCAGTGGTACTACCCGGCGGCCGGGACACCCCCTTCGCCCTTTCATCATCAGCATCATCAGCCCGTTCCTTTCTATGG GTACTCTCCCACATACATTGCTACTGATATCAGCTACAATCAT AAGGTAAACTACAGCGGCGGGAGCTATATGAATGGGCATTTCTCTCAAGTGTATCCGGGGCAAGCTATGGTGGGTGGCAACACATTGATGCCCATGTACCCTTATTACCATTACCATCAATCACAAACAATGGGCCTACCCGCCCACTTCTTCTCGCCAACAGCAGCGGGCCCCATTGCCTCAGTCCCGGCGATCATGTCAAAACCAGCATCAATTGCTCCTACCACAG GTACAACAGTTAATGGCGCAAGTGAGGAGAGGTTGAAGAAGGTTGGGTAA
- the LOC133862388 gene encoding probable RNA-binding protein ARP1 isoform X2 yields the protein MTMMSNNIGQFGDTTLTKVFVGGLAWETPKEAMREHFEKYGEILEAVIISDKVTGRSKGYGFVTFKEAEAAKKACEDATPVINGRRANCNLASLGARRPRSSSTTPPQQGSNGGPRPTSAAPANQVQWYYPAAGTPPSPFHHQHHQPVPFYGYSPTYIATDISYNHKVNYSGGSYMNGHFSQVYPGQAMVGGNTLMPMYPYYHYHQSQTMGLPAHFFSPTAAGPIASVPAIMSKPASIAPTTVCLAVE from the exons ATGACGATGATGAGCAACAACATCGGGCAATTTGGGGACACGACACTAACCAAAGTGTTTGTCGGAGGGCTAGCATGGGAGACGCCGAAGGAGGCCATGAGAGAGCACTTCGAGAAGTACGGCGAGATATTGGAGGCTGTGATTATCTCCGATAAGGTCACTGGCAGATCCAAGGGCTACGGATTC GTGACGTTCAAGGAGGCTGAAGCAGCTAAGAAGGCTTGCGAGGACGCCACGCCCGTTATCAACGGACGCCGTGCCAACTGCAACCTGGCTTCGCTCGGAGCTCGCCGCCCAAGGTCGTCTTCCACCACTCCTCCTCAACAAG GATCCAACGGTGGACCGAGGCCCACGTCAGCTGCGCCGGCGAATCAGGTTCAGTGGTACTACCCGGCGGCCGGGACACCCCCTTCGCCCTTTCATCATCAGCATCATCAGCCCGTTCCTTTCTATGG GTACTCTCCCACATACATTGCTACTGATATCAGCTACAATCAT AAGGTAAACTACAGCGGCGGGAGCTATATGAATGGGCATTTCTCTCAAGTGTATCCGGGGCAAGCTATGGTGGGTGGCAACACATTGATGCCCATGTACCCTTATTACCATTACCATCAATCACAAACAATGGGCCTACCCGCCCACTTCTTCTCGCCAACAGCAGCGGGCCCCATTGCCTCAGTCCCGGCGATCATGTCAAAACCAGCATCAATTGCTCCTACCACAG TTTGCTTGGCTGTGGAATAG